In a genomic window of Bernardetia sp.:
- a CDS encoding Crp/Fnr family transcriptional regulator codes for MNSHQNILKNIKRYVDLSSQDEEAFVSIIKRSRVKKRQFIVQPNFVCTHQTYIEKGTFRSYFLTDQGTEHTLQFAIEDWFISDFTSYIYQKPASLYVEALQDSIIDQIEYNEVENLCNTHPVFEKFFRIVAQKSFAFAQQRILSNLGKTAAERYREFNKMYPTIVERVPQYALASYLGMSAEFLSKIKKEMQP; via the coding sequence ATGAACTCCCACCAAAACATCCTAAAAAATATCAAACGCTATGTTGATTTGTCTTCTCAAGATGAAGAAGCATTTGTTAGCATCATTAAGCGAAGTAGAGTAAAGAAAAGACAGTTTATAGTTCAGCCAAACTTTGTCTGCACACATCAAACCTATATTGAGAAGGGAACGTTTCGCTCCTACTTTCTGACTGACCAAGGCACAGAACACACACTACAATTTGCTATCGAAGACTGGTTTATTAGTGATTTCACGAGTTATATTTATCAAAAACCAGCCTCTCTGTATGTTGAAGCCTTACAAGATTCTATCATTGACCAAATAGAGTACAACGAGGTAGAAAATCTCTGCAATACGCACCCTGTTTTTGAAAAGTTTTTTAGAATTGTTGCACAAAAATCATTTGCCTTTGCACAACAGCGAATTTTATCCAATTTAGGCAAAACGGCAGCCGAGCGTTATCGTGAATTTAATAAAATGTATCCTACGATTGTAGAACGAGTTCCACAATATGCACTAGCTTCGTATTTGGGAATGAGTGCAGAGTTTTTGAGCAAAATCAAAAAGGAAATGCAACCATAG